A region of Solanum dulcamara chromosome 7, daSolDulc1.2, whole genome shotgun sequence DNA encodes the following proteins:
- the LOC129894124 gene encoding leucine-rich repeat receptor-like serine/threonine/tyrosine-protein kinase SOBIR1, producing the protein MAYTTSHTHLSFFPFFTVILLVQAKLNLYSPDHSALLLVQKGLGIPAQRNALENPCNSVGISCERRLTNNSYVLRVTRVVFKSYGLKGTLSPAIGRLSELKELSLQNNELFDRIPTQIVDSRKLEILNLQNNQLSGKVPSELSSLACLRILDLGSNELSGNLNFLKYFPNLEKLSLGDNMFTGKIPQSLKSFRNLRLLNISGNSFLEGPVPVVSQVEQLADLNRKDYVPKRYILAESARRPRHSPAMAPNSGYPQAPGPSTVVVPVGHKHNKIKRKVCAWILGFFAGVFAGGLSALVFSVLFKVLMFLIRGSSNDSGLTIFSPLIKKAEDLAFLEKEDGLESLELIGQGGCGEVYKAELPGSGGKIIAVKKIIQPPRDAAELTKEDSKAMNKKMRQIKSEIKIVGQIRHRNLLPLLAHMPRPDCHYLVYEYMKNGSLQDTLQQVREGTQELDWLARHRIATGIAAGLEYLHINHTQHIIHRDLKPGNVLLDDDMEARIADFGLAKAVPDAHTHITTSNVAGTIGYIAPEYHQTLKLTDKCDIYSFGVLLGVLVMGKLPSDEFFQNTSEMSLVKWMRNAMTSQDPNRAIDPKLVGDGNEEQMLLVLKIACFCTLENPKERPSSKDVRCMLMQIKH; encoded by the coding sequence ATGGCCTACACGACCTCGCATACACACctttcttttttcccttttttcacTGTGATCCTTCTTGTTCAAGCAAAACTCAACCTTTACTCACCCGATCACAGTGCTCTTTTGCTTGTCCAAAAAGGCTTAGGCATCCCTGCTCAACGCAATGCTCTTGAGAACCCATGCAACTCCGTTGGAATATCATGCGAACGACGACTCACAAACAATTCATATGTGCTAAGAGTCACAAGGGTGGTCTTCAAATCCTACGGGCTGAAGGGTACTCTGTCTCCTGCCATTGGCAGGCTTTCTGAGCTCAAAGAACTGTCCCTCCAAAACAACGAACTCTTTGACAGAATACCAACTCAAATCGTTGACTCCCGGAAATTGGAAATCTTGAACCTTCAAAACAACCAATTATCTGGCAAAGTCCCATCTGAATTATCATCTCTAGCCTGCCTTCGTATCCTTGACCTTGGCTCTAATGAGTTATCTGGGAACCTGAACTTCTTGAAATACTTTCCTAACCTTGAAAAACTCTCCCTTGGTGATAACATGTTCACTGGAAAAATACCTCAATCCTTGAAATCTTTCAGGAATCTCCGGCTCCTCAACATTTCAGGGAATAGTTTCCTTGAAGGTCCGGTGCCTGTTGTGAGTCAAGTTGAGCAATTAGCAGACTTGAATCGAAAAGATTATGTTCCTAAGCGTTACATTCTTGCTGAGAGCGCAAGAAGGCCAAGGCACAGCCCTGCAATGGCACCAAATTCAGGATATCCCCAAGCTCCAGGACCTAGTACAGTTGTAGTACCAGTAGGGCACAAACATAACAAGATCAAAAGGAAGGTATGCGCCTggattcttggattcttcgctGGAGTTTTCGCCGGGGGCTTATCTGCGCTGGTCTTCTCCGTGCTCTTCAAGGTGCTTATGTTCTTAATCAGAGGGAGTAGTAATGATTCAGGCTTAACAATTTTCAGTCCATTGATTAAAAAAGCCGAGGACTTGGCCTTTCTGGAGAAAGAAGATGGATTGGAATCACTAGAACTCATTGGGCAAGGTGGATGTGGAGAAGTTTATAAAGCTGAGTTACCTGGAAGTGGCGGAAAGATTATTGCCGTAAAGAAGATCATACAACCCCCAAGGGATGCTGCAGAACTCACCAAGGAAGATAGCAAGGCTATGAATAAGAAAATGCGTCAGATTAAATCAGAAATCAAAATTGTAGGTCAAATCAGACACCGGAATTTGCTTCCCCTACTGGCACATATGCCAAGACCAGACTGCCATTACTTGGTCTATGAGTACATGAAAAATGGGAGCTTACAGGATACCCTCCAGCAAGTCAGAGAGGGGACACAGGAACTAGATTGGTTGGCACGTCACCGAATTGCGACAGGAATAGCTGCTGGACTCGAGTATCTTCATATAAATCATACTCAGCATATAATTCACAGAGATCTAAAGCCAGGAAATGTCCTTCTTGATGATGACATGGAAGCTCGAATTGCGGATTTTGGCCTTGCAAAGGCCGTCCCAGATGCTCATACACATATTACAACTTCAAATGTGGCAGGAACTATAGGATACATCGCACCAGAATATCATCAGACACTGAAGCTCACAGATAAGTGTGATATATACAGCTTCGGAGTACTGCTAGGCGTCCTAGTTATGGGAAAGCTTCCATCAGATGAGTTCTTCCAGAACACTTCTGAGATGAGTTTAGTGAAATGGATGAGAAATGCCATGACTTCTCAGGATCCAAACAGAGCAATTGATCCAAAGCTGGTGGGTGATGGAAATGAGGAGCAAATGCTTTTGGTTCTCAAGATTGCCTGTTTTTGTACCTTGGAGAATCCAAAGGAGAGGCCCAGCAGTAAGGATGTTAGGTGCATGCTGATGCAGATCAAGCATTAA
- the LOC129894125 gene encoding protein MHF2 homolog isoform X2, with translation MSEHPMEKENTFDPDLVHEIFKFVWKRKAAERRKNELSENIDNEVGASSSKRTRPTFEIPREHPLQGSHNGITEKPITYLKKGVRHDKYRPGA, from the exons ATGAGCGAGCATCCAATGGAGAAGGAGAACACCTTCGATCCA GATTTGGTCCACGAAATTTTCAAGTTTGTTTGGAAAAGAAAAGCTGCAG AGCGTCGGAAAAATGAATTATCTGAGAATATAGACAACGAG GTTGGGGCTAGCTCATCAAAGAGAACTCGCCCTACTTTTG AAATTCCACGGGAACATCCCCTTCAAGGTAGCCATAATGGAATTACAGAGAAGCCAATTACATATCTTAAGAAAGGGGTAAGACATGATAAATATAGGCCAGGTGCTTAA
- the LOC129894498 gene encoding protein JINGUBANG-like translates to MSDFSCLESVLGHVDAINAVVVSHDGVVYTASADGEIKVWHREKDKHSLITTLRKHKSSVNALALNKKGTFLFSGGCDEKILVWEKEECADYMLAKWSLKGHKGAILCLIYFDGVLISGSSDRSVRIWEKSSSNNNKECGYYCSIVLEGHCKSVKSVTAAWDDEEDENGNSNNNNGILSVFSGSLDGEIRVWQVNIVSTLR, encoded by the coding sequence atgtCGGATTTTTCTTGCTTAGAATCCGTTTTAGGTCACGTTGATGCTATTAACGCTGTTGTTGTTTCTCACGACGGCGTCGTTTACACCGCTTCGGCGGACGGGGAAATAAAAGTTTGGCATAGAGAAAAAGATAAGCATAGTTTGATTACGACATTGAGAAAACATAAGTCATCAGTGAATGCCTTAGCTTTGAATAAGAAGGGAACATTTTTATTTTCTGGAGGATGCGACGAAAAAATTTTAGTATGGGAAAAGGAGGAATGTGCCGATTATATGTTGGCTAAGTGGTCATTGAAAGGGCATAAAGGTGCAATTTTGTGTTTGATTTATTTCGATGGCGTTTTAATAAGTGGATCGTCTGATAGAAGCGTGAGAATATGGGAAAagagtagtagtaataataataaagaatgtgGATATTATTGTTCTATAGTTCTTGAAGGCCATTGTAAATCAGTGAAGTCAGTTACAGCAGCTTgggatgatgaagaagatgaaaatggaaatagtaataataataatgggaTTCTTTCTGTGTTTAGTGGAAGCTTGGATGGAGAAATTAGAGTTTGGCAGGTTAATATTGTTTCAACGTTACGTTAG
- the LOC129894125 gene encoding protein MHF2 homolog isoform X1, with translation MSEHPMEKENTFDPDLVHEIFKFVWKRKAAERRKNELSENIDNEVGASSSKRTRPTFANANALKLSSELLRVFVAEAIQRAATIAEAEGGVKIEATHLERILPQLLLDF, from the exons ATGAGCGAGCATCCAATGGAGAAGGAGAACACCTTCGATCCA GATTTGGTCCACGAAATTTTCAAGTTTGTTTGGAAAAGAAAAGCTGCAG AGCGTCGGAAAAATGAATTATCTGAGAATATAGACAACGAG GTTGGGGCTAGCTCATCAAAGAGAACTCGCCCTACTTTTG CTAATGCAAATGCACTGAAGCTGAGCTCTGAACTCCTGCGAGTCTTTGTAGCAG AAGCTATACAACGTGCTGCTACTATTGCTGAAGCTGAGGGCGGTGTCAAAATAGAAGCAACTCATCTAGAGAGGATACTTCCCCAGTTACTTTTAGATTTTTAA